The following coding sequences are from one bacterium window:
- a CDS encoding transcriptional repressor codes for MKTKLQLCADSVISSFEKYLWERGLRMTGQRRAVCLAVVSRLPVHFDASGLLGTANLRAIKCGKATVYRTLELLVESGLVRKMELGNGAAVYELAAARLHHEHLVCEECGKVIEFESREIERLQEKICKERGFTPKSHMLKISGVCKECRIAARRKN; via the coding sequence ATGAAAACCAAGCTTCAGTTGTGCGCGGATTCCGTTATATCCTCTTTCGAAAAGTACCTTTGGGAGAGGGGTCTCCGTATGACCGGCCAGCGACGGGCGGTCTGTTTGGCGGTCGTTTCCCGGTTGCCCGTGCACTTCGACGCTTCCGGCTTGCTGGGCACCGCGAACCTGCGCGCAATCAAATGCGGCAAAGCGACAGTGTATAGAACGCTGGAACTGCTGGTGGAATCCGGACTGGTCAGGAAGATGGAGCTGGGAAACGGAGCAGCGGTATACGAGCTTGCGGCGGCGCGGCTTCACCACGAACACCTCGTATGCGAGGAATGCGGAAAGGTTATCGAATTTGAAAGCCGGGAAATCGAACGTCTCCAGGAAAAAATCTGCAAGGAGCGCGGCTTCACCCCAAAAAGCCACATGCTGAAGATATCCGGTGTTTGCAAGGAGTGCCGGATTGCGGCAAGGCGAAAAAACTAG